A portion of the Marinobacter alexandrii genome contains these proteins:
- a CDS encoding response regulator transcription factor, with protein sequence MSKVLIIEDDKEIINLLEIHLKDLSCDVIKATDGGAGLELAKSENPDLIILDISLPVMDGIEVCQKIRMNQTTPIIMLTAKSEEIDRVLGLEVGADDYITKPFSIREFIARVKAIFRRTKLIRESIDGGTAKLSFENLSIDIEKRKVELGSDRIELSPKEFELLTLMASHPGKSYTRGNLLKLIWGYDFEGYEHTVNSHINRLRAKIESDMANPKFILTTWGVGYKFNEEL encoded by the coding sequence ATGTCAAAAGTTTTAATAATAGAAGACGACAAGGAGATTATCAATCTGCTTGAAATCCATTTAAAGGATTTGTCATGTGATGTCATAAAGGCAACAGATGGAGGTGCTGGCTTGGAACTTGCAAAATCCGAAAATCCTGATCTGATCATTCTGGATATTTCCCTCCCGGTGATGGATGGAATTGAGGTTTGCCAAAAGATCAGAATGAATCAAACGACTCCCATCATTATGTTGACTGCAAAATCGGAAGAAATTGATCGAGTGCTAGGTTTGGAGGTAGGTGCGGATGATTACATAACAAAACCTTTTAGTATTCGAGAATTTATTGCACGAGTAAAAGCCATCTTTAGAAGAACAAAGCTGATACGGGAAAGTATTGATGGAGGTACGGCTAAGCTTTCATTCGAAAACTTATCCATAGATATTGAAAAGAGAAAGGTTGAATTGGGAAGCGATAGAATTGAACTTTCACCAAAGGAATTTGAATTGTTAACATTAATGGCTTCACATCCAGGAAAAAGCTATACCAGAGGGAATCTGCTGAAATTGATTTGGGGATATGATTTCGAAGGGTATGAGCATACAGTCAATTCCCACATTAATCGACTCAGAGCAAAAATAGAGTCGGATATGGCAAATCCTAAGTTCATTCTAACAACATGGGGTGTTGGTTACAAATTCAATGAAGAACTATGA